TCTCCGAGCTCTCTTCAAACtgcaaaaagttaaaaaaaaaaaacccaaaaaaaacaaaacaatggCAAAAGGCTTCTTTTTCTTGACATTGGCTTTGCTTCTGCTATCAACTGCAAAAGCCAGGCCTCTTTCCAATGACCTTCAGAAGCAACCATTTTCTACGCCAGTAAGTTAATTTTCTTCCCTGGAACATATCTATTCTTTATTTAGTGGGTATATTTTTACTGAATTTTTTTCTATGTTAACGATTTATAGGAATCGATAAGTTTCATTGATGGTGAGTGCAGAGGTTTGAATGATGAAGAATGTATGATTAGAAGGTCATTGGCTGCTCATACGGATTATATTTATACCCAGGAAAATGATGCTCCATGATCTTTTCTCTATGAATTCCAATCTTTACTTCTCTGGAATGTTCACAACTTAAACTGCTCACTTCTTATGTTTTTTGCCATTGATAAAGGTTAT
This window of the Gossypium arboreum isolate Shixiya-1 chromosome 12, ASM2569848v2, whole genome shotgun sequence genome carries:
- the LOC108478968 gene encoding phytosulfokines-like translates to MAKGFFFLTLALLLLSTAKARPLSNDLQKQPFSTPESISFIDGECRGLNDEECMIRRSLAAHTDYIYTQENDAP